The Methanobacterium formicicum genome contains the following window.
ATCGATCTTATTGTTTTAACTGATTCTGAGCAGATACTGGGGATCGGTGACCAGGGAGCCAATGGGATTGGTATTTCTGTGGCAAAACAGGTGGTTTACACCCTGTGTGCCGGTATCAACCCCCGGAGGATGCTACCCATCATGATCGATGTGGGCACCAATAATTCACGTTTACTGGAGGATCCATTCTACCTTGGCTGGCGTCATCCACGTATCAGCCGGGGGGAATACCATCACTTTGTGGAGGCGGTGATTGAGGCTATAAAGGACAAATTCCCCCGTGTTTTCCTCCAGTGGGAAGATTTTGGTAAGAAAAATGCCAGACACCACCTGGATCGTTACCAGGACAGGATGTGCACCTTCAATGATGATATACAGGGTACCGGGGCCGTTGCCATGGCCGCCCTCCTTAATGCTTTGGAAGTAACCGGAACCCCTTTATCTCATCATCGGGTGCTTATCTATGGGGCAGGAACTGCCGGATGTGGAATTGCCGACCAAATATGGGAACAAATGGTAAAGGAAGGACTAAACCATGAAGAAGCCTACAGGCGTTTCTGGCTCATTGACCGACAGGGACTGGTAACCAGTGCCCGGGAGGAAATCGATTATTTCAAGGCACCCTACGCCCGCCCTTCAGCAGAAATTGCCTGCTGGGGTTCGGGTGATGATCCGGGAAAACTGCTGGATGTGGTCCGCAACGTGCACCCCACCATCCTCATCGGCACCAGCACAGTACAGGGAGCCTTCACCCGCAAAGTCATTACCACTATGGCCTCCCAGGTGGAGCACCCCATCATATTCCCATTATCCAATCCATTAACTCTGGTAGAGGCTGTTCCCGATGATTTAATCAGATGGACAGGGGGAAAGGCGCTGGTGGCCACTGGAAGCCCCTTTAATGATGTGAATTTCCGGGGCCAATCTTATCCAGTGGCCCAGTGCAACAACGCCCTGATATTCCCGGGGCTGGGGCTGGGTGTAATCAGCAGCCAGGCCGAAAGGGTAACTGCAGGAATGATGGACGCTGCCACACAGGCACTGGCCAGTTCTGCGGAAGAGGAAGACATCCAGAGATTGCTCCCTGATGTTTCCCATTTAATGGAAGTGAGTAAAAATATTGGAATGGCTGTGGCCCAGCAGGCCATTCTGGAAGGAGTTGCCTGCTGCCAGGATAACGATGTGGAAAGTCTGGTGGAATCTAACATATGGGAACCAGTTTACAGGCCCTACAAACCAATAAAGATGCCGGCTAAATAAGGAATAGAGTTATGAATATTTTAAGAGACGATTTAACTATTTATCATCAATTATACTCATTTTAAACTCATATTTGCTGTTCAGTGCTGATAGCGATCTGCATTTTTTTACACCAGGACTATAAACCCCCACATCCATAATTAATTTCCAGATAAAATAATTCCCATAAAAAAATGAAGGTTAAAACATGTCACTGGTCATAAACACCACCACACCGGAAGGAATAGTACTGGCTGCCGATAGCCGGCAGAGTTACCGCAACATGAAGGGCATGGCCCGGATAGGCAGTGAAAACGCTATTAAAATCTTTCAAATAAACCAGAGGATAGGGGTGGGTATAACTGGTCTGGCTTTCCTCCCTGAGGGAGGAGTGCAGAAGAACATCAGCCAGTACATTGAAGAGTTCCGCCGCTCCTCCAAAG
Protein-coding sequences here:
- a CDS encoding NAD-dependent malic enzyme, with protein sequence MAVTVEKEGTKYIKTDLKGSQLLQSSHLNKGTAFSTKERELFHLIGLLPHSVETLDDQLQRAYQQFSLQSDDLQKNIFLNNLYNTNETLFFRLIREHIQEMMPIVYTPTAGLAIQRYSDEFRKPRGIYLSYPEREHIHEILDHWAKDEIDLIVLTDSEQILGIGDQGANGIGISVAKQVVYTLCAGINPRRMLPIMIDVGTNNSRLLEDPFYLGWRHPRISRGEYHHFVEAVIEAIKDKFPRVFLQWEDFGKKNARHHLDRYQDRMCTFNDDIQGTGAVAMAALLNALEVTGTPLSHHRVLIYGAGTAGCGIADQIWEQMVKEGLNHEEAYRRFWLIDRQGLVTSAREEIDYFKAPYARPSAEIACWGSGDDPGKLLDVVRNVHPTILIGTSTVQGAFTRKVITTMASQVEHPIIFPLSNPLTLVEAVPDDLIRWTGGKALVATGSPFNDVNFRGQSYPVAQCNNALIFPGLGLGVISSQAERVTAGMMDAATQALASSAEEEDIQRLLPDVSHLMEVSKNIGMAVAQQAILEGVACCQDNDVESLVESNIWEPVYRPYKPIKMPAK